In Ectothiorhodospiraceae bacterium 2226, a single window of DNA contains:
- a CDS encoding DUF3135 domain-containing protein: MQTDRWQMADFDEWARLAQRDPAAFECRRAEVLEAHIRRAPPHRQLRLRRLQWRVDATRRRTRNPLVACSRLYALMWDAVAGAGGLVETLRGGAPRRPAPRPPAPVLPLRPGKPRQNPT, encoded by the coding sequence ATGCAGACCGATCGCTGGCAGATGGCCGACTTCGACGAGTGGGCGCGCTTGGCCCAGCGTGACCCGGCCGCGTTCGAGTGCCGGCGCGCCGAGGTTCTCGAGGCGCATATCCGGCGCGCCCCGCCGCACCGCCAGCTGCGGCTGCGGCGTCTGCAGTGGCGGGTGGATGCGACCCGCCGCCGCACCCGTAACCCCTTGGTTGCCTGTAGCCGCCTCTACGCGCTGATGTGGGATGCCGTGGCCGGCGCGGGTGGGCTGGTGGAAACCTTGCGCGGCGGCGCGCCTCGCCGGCCCGCCCCGCGACCGCCGGCGCCCGTCCTCCCCCTGCGCCCCGGCAAGCCCCGTCAAAACCCCACCTGA
- a CDS encoding penicillin-binding protein 1A, producing MKYFYALLRYGLATLFALVTAGAVAAVGTYLYLAPQLPSIEVLTDVRFQVPLRVYSRDGALMAEFGEQRRSPLSYEEMPEQMIQAVLAAEDDRFFSHPGVDYQGIARAALHLARTGEKAQGGSTITMQLARNFFLSREKTYLRKINEILLALKIERELSKEQILELYLNKIFLGNRAYGVGAAALGYYGTTLENLSVAQTAMIAGLPKAPAAYNPLVNPQRALLRRNYVLGRMHLLGYIDDETYQAAMAEEDQARAHGPVAELEAPYVAEMVRADMLARFGNEAYTAGYRVYTTLDGNAQRAANQALRAGLMTYDTRHGYRGPEAQVDVDPDEPDGWDRHLVSAVGGLRSALIVDVEERAAIAYIGRGQTVRLEWPGLSWARRYINANAQGPAPQAASEIVAVGDRVRVRLDEDGAWHLAQVPDAGAALVALDPRNGAITALVGGFDFFHSHYNRAFQAQRQAGSAFKPFVYSAALERGYTPASLVNDAPVVFDDPGLEATWRPENYTGRFYGPTRLRESLVHSRNLVSIRLLRSIGIPYTINHTVPFGFDRDRLPRDLSLSLGSGSVTPLELTAGYAVFANGGYRVEPHFIERIVDAAGDEVFRADPPTVCPECPSDSAARGLLPVSDTAALQTDDGYPLIAPLDLSPPPRPAERVISAQNAYLMTSMMRDVIDRGTARAARQLRRADLAGKTGTTNDLRDAWFAGYNGQVVASAWVGFDTPRSLGARETGGRTALPIWMDFMGRVLDGVEEQPFTQPPGLVTVRIDPASGLLSTPGSGDAIFETFPADQVPQQAAAPAARDEAGGSTPSVMDQLF from the coding sequence ATGAAATATTTCTACGCCCTGCTGCGTTACGGCCTGGCGACCTTGTTCGCCCTGGTAACCGCCGGCGCGGTGGCGGCGGTCGGCACCTACCTTTATCTGGCGCCGCAGCTGCCTTCCATCGAAGTCCTCACCGACGTTCGCTTCCAGGTGCCGCTGCGCGTGTACTCCCGCGACGGCGCGCTGATGGCCGAGTTCGGCGAGCAGCGGCGTTCACCGCTCTCCTACGAGGAGATGCCGGAGCAGATGATCCAGGCCGTGCTCGCCGCCGAGGATGATCGTTTCTTCAGCCATCCCGGTGTCGACTACCAGGGCATCGCCCGCGCCGCGCTGCACCTCGCCCGCACCGGCGAGAAGGCGCAAGGCGGCAGCACCATCACCATGCAGCTCGCGCGGAACTTCTTCCTCTCGCGCGAGAAGACTTATCTTCGCAAGATCAACGAGATCTTGCTGGCGCTGAAGATCGAGAGGGAGCTCAGCAAGGAGCAGATTCTCGAGCTCTATCTCAACAAGATCTTCCTCGGCAACCGGGCCTACGGCGTCGGCGCCGCCGCTTTGGGTTATTACGGCACCACGCTCGAGAACCTTAGCGTCGCGCAGACCGCGATGATCGCCGGGCTGCCCAAGGCCCCGGCCGCCTACAACCCGCTGGTAAACCCCCAACGCGCCCTGCTGCGCCGCAACTACGTGCTCGGGCGCATGCACCTGCTCGGTTACATCGACGACGAGACCTACCAGGCGGCGATGGCGGAGGAGGATCAGGCACGCGCGCACGGCCCGGTCGCCGAACTGGAGGCGCCTTACGTGGCGGAGATGGTACGGGCGGACATGCTCGCGCGCTTCGGCAACGAGGCGTACACCGCGGGCTACCGGGTCTATACCACCTTGGACGGCAACGCGCAGCGGGCCGCCAACCAGGCGCTGCGCGCCGGGCTGATGACCTACGACACGCGCCACGGATACCGCGGCCCCGAGGCTCAAGTCGATGTCGATCCCGATGAGCCGGACGGGTGGGACCGCCACCTGGTATCGGCCGTCGGCGGCCTGCGCAGCGCGCTGATCGTCGACGTCGAGGAGCGCGCTGCGATCGCCTACATCGGCCGCGGCCAAACCGTGCGCCTCGAATGGCCGGGCCTGTCCTGGGCGCGTCGCTACATCAACGCCAATGCCCAGGGTCCGGCGCCGCAGGCGGCTAGCGAGATAGTAGCCGTTGGGGATCGCGTGCGTGTGCGCCTGGACGAGGATGGGGCTTGGCATCTCGCCCAGGTACCGGATGCCGGTGCGGCGCTGGTGGCACTCGACCCGCGCAATGGGGCCATCACTGCGCTGGTGGGCGGATTCGACTTCTTCCATAGTCATTACAACCGAGCCTTCCAGGCCCAGCGCCAGGCAGGCTCGGCGTTCAAGCCCTTCGTCTACTCCGCGGCCCTGGAGCGGGGCTACACCCCCGCCAGCCTGGTCAACGACGCCCCGGTGGTGTTCGACGACCCGGGCCTGGAAGCCACTTGGCGCCCGGAGAACTACACGGGGCGCTTCTATGGACCGACGCGGTTGCGCGAATCGCTGGTGCATTCGCGCAACCTGGTCTCGATTCGCCTGCTGCGGTCGATCGGCATTCCCTACACCATCAACCACACCGTGCCGTTTGGCTTCGACCGCGACCGCCTACCGCGGGACCTGTCGCTGTCGCTCGGCAGCGGGAGCGTGACGCCGCTGGAACTGACCGCCGGTTACGCCGTGTTCGCCAACGGCGGCTATCGGGTCGAGCCGCACTTCATCGAGCGCATCGTCGACGCCGCCGGGGACGAGGTGTTCCGCGCCGATCCGCCCACGGTCTGCCCCGAGTGCCCCTCGGATTCGGCGGCCCGCGGACTACTGCCGGTAAGCGACACGGCAGCGCTGCAGACCGACGACGGGTATCCGCTGATCGCACCGCTGGACCTGAGCCCGCCGCCGCGCCCCGCCGAACGGGTCATCAGCGCGCAGAACGCTTACTTGATGACCTCCATGATGCGCGACGTGATCGATCGCGGCACCGCACGCGCGGCGCGCCAGCTGCGCCGCGCCGACCTGGCGGGCAAGACCGGCACCACCAACGATCTGCGCGACGCGTGGTTCGCCGGCTACAACGGCCAAGTGGTCGCCAGCGCCTGGGTGGGCTTCGACACGCCCCGCTCGCTCGGCGCGCGGGAAACCGGCGGCCGTACGGCGCTACCCATCTGGATGGACTTCATGGGGCGCGTGCTTGACGGCGTGGAGGAACAACCGTTTACCCAACCGCCCGGGTTGGTGACCGTGCGCATCGATCCCGCCAGCGGGCTGTTGAGCACGCCGGGCAGCGGCGATGCGATCTTCGAAACCTTCCCAGCGGACCAAGTCCCGCAGCAGGCGGCGGCGCCGGCCGCGCGTGACGAAGCCGGCGGCTCGACGCCCAGCGTGATGGACCAGTTGTTCTGA
- a CDS encoding pilus assembly protein PilM, with amino-acid sequence MIPKLSRIFRPRTVPLVGLDISSTSVKLLELARSGNHYRVESYAVEPLPPNAVVEKNITDLEAVGEAVKRAVKRSRTRARHAAAAVAGSAVITKVITMHSAPEDELENLIQIEADQYIPYPLEEVNLDFQVLGPSDADPDMVDVLLAASRSENVDLRTGATELGGLTPKVIDVEAYAMETAFTLIAPSLPSGGLGQTVAVVDVGATTTTLNVLHDMRSIYTRDQSFGGKQLTEEIQRRYGLSYEEAGMAKRQNGLPENYAGEVLQPFKEAMAQQVSRALQFFFSSSSHDSVDHLVLAGGCASIAGIDELIAQETGINTLIANPFAHMTVSSRVKAQGLMNDAPALMIACGLALRSFD; translated from the coding sequence ATGATACCAAAGCTTTCGCGAATCTTTCGGCCCCGCACCGTCCCGCTCGTCGGCCTGGACATCAGCTCGACGTCGGTCAAGCTGCTCGAGCTCGCGCGCAGCGGCAACCATTATCGCGTGGAGAGTTACGCGGTCGAGCCGCTGCCTCCCAACGCGGTGGTCGAGAAGAATATCACGGACCTGGAGGCCGTCGGGGAGGCGGTCAAACGCGCGGTCAAGCGTTCCCGCACCCGTGCGCGCCACGCGGCGGCGGCCGTCGCCGGATCGGCGGTCATCACCAAGGTGATCACCATGCATTCGGCGCCCGAAGATGAGCTCGAAAATCTCATCCAGATCGAGGCCGACCAGTACATTCCTTACCCCCTCGAGGAAGTGAACCTCGATTTCCAGGTGCTCGGGCCGTCGGACGCCGATCCGGACATGGTCGACGTGCTGCTGGCCGCCTCGCGGAGCGAGAATGTGGACCTGCGCACCGGCGCCACCGAACTCGGCGGACTCACTCCGAAGGTGATCGACGTCGAGGCCTATGCCATGGAGACCGCCTTCACGCTGATCGCCCCGTCCCTGCCGAGCGGCGGGCTGGGGCAGACGGTGGCGGTGGTCGACGTCGGCGCGACGACCACCACGCTCAACGTCCTGCACGACATGCGTTCCATCTACACCCGCGACCAATCCTTCGGTGGCAAACAGCTGACCGAGGAGATCCAGCGCCGTTACGGCCTGTCCTACGAGGAGGCCGGCATGGCCAAGCGCCAGAACGGCCTGCCGGAAAACTACGCCGGCGAGGTGCTGCAGCCCTTCAAGGAGGCCATGGCCCAGCAGGTTAGCCGCGCTCTGCAGTTCTTCTTCTCGTCGAGTTCCCACGACAGCGTGGACCATCTGGTCCTTGCCGGCGGTTGCGCCTCCATCGCCGGAATCGACGAGCTCATCGCGCAGGAAACCGGCATCAACACCCTGATCGCGAACCCCTTTGCGCATATGACGGTCAGTTCCCGTGTCAAGGCGCAGGGACTGATGAACGACGCGCCCGCCCTGATGATCGCCTGCGGGCTGGCGCTGAGGAGCTTCGACTGA
- the rpmE gene encoding 50S ribosomal protein L31, which produces MKADIHPSYTEITVTCSCGNTFKTRSTAGRDLSLEVCSECHPFYTGKQKIVDTAGRVDKFRQKYGRK; this is translated from the coding sequence ATGAAAGCGGACATCCATCCGTCCTACACCGAAATCACGGTTACCTGCAGCTGCGGGAACACGTTCAAGACCCGTTCCACGGCCGGTCGCGACCTGTCGCTGGAAGTCTGCTCGGAATGCCACCCGTTCTATACCGGCAAGCAGAAGATCGTGGACACCGCGGGCCGCGTGGACAAGTTCCGCCAGAAGTACGGCCGCAAGTAA
- a CDS encoding malate dehydrogenase — protein sequence MSDPQAPAADALAQAALAYHAEPRPGKIATAVHKPCTSQQDLSLAYTPGVAAPVRAIAADPAAAYRYTGKGNLVAVITDGTAVLGLGNVGPLAGKPVMEGKGVLFKRFADIDVFDIEVEAESPAAFIDTVRRIAPTFGGINLEDIAAPHCFEIERALAEQLDIPVFHDDQHGTAIIIAAGLLNALELQGKRLADAKVVCLGAGAAGIASMRLLVALGAQRERLRLVDRRGVIHSGREDLNPYKAEFAVATEERSLLDAMRDADVFIGVSGPDLVDEAALRAMAPRPVVFALSNPDPEIHPERAHAARDDLVMATGRSDFPNQVNNVLGFPFIFRGALDVRARGIDTGMQLAAVHALRDLAREPVPGEVLAAYGLEALAFGPEYIIPKPFDPRLRTTVAGAVARAAVAAGMSRVPLPAEYARADD from the coding sequence ATGTCAGACCCGCAAGCGCCGGCCGCCGATGCCTTGGCGCAGGCGGCCCTGGCCTATCACGCCGAGCCGCGGCCCGGCAAGATTGCCACCGCCGTCCACAAGCCGTGTACCTCCCAGCAGGACCTGAGTCTCGCCTACACGCCGGGCGTGGCCGCCCCGGTGCGCGCCATCGCCGCGGACCCGGCGGCCGCCTACCGCTATACCGGCAAGGGCAACCTGGTCGCGGTGATCACCGACGGCACGGCGGTGCTCGGACTCGGTAATGTGGGGCCGTTGGCGGGCAAGCCCGTGATGGAAGGCAAGGGCGTCCTGTTCAAGCGCTTCGCCGATATCGACGTGTTCGACATCGAGGTCGAGGCCGAATCGCCCGCGGCGTTCATCGACACCGTGCGCCGCATCGCACCCACCTTCGGCGGCATCAATCTCGAGGACATCGCCGCGCCGCACTGCTTTGAAATCGAGCGGGCGCTCGCCGAGCAACTCGATATCCCCGTGTTTCATGACGACCAGCACGGCACCGCCATCATCATCGCCGCGGGCCTGCTGAACGCGCTCGAGCTGCAGGGCAAGCGGCTCGCGGATGCCAAGGTGGTGTGCCTGGGTGCGGGCGCGGCGGGTATCGCCTCCATGCGCCTGCTCGTTGCCTTGGGCGCGCAGCGCGAGCGTTTGCGTCTGGTCGACCGCCGCGGGGTGATCCACAGCGGCCGCGAGGATCTCAATCCCTACAAGGCGGAGTTTGCGGTGGCGACCGAGGAGCGCTCGCTGCTCGACGCGATGCGCGATGCCGACGTCTTCATCGGCGTGTCGGGTCCCGATCTCGTCGACGAGGCCGCGTTGCGGGCCATGGCGCCGCGGCCGGTGGTCTTCGCGCTGTCCAATCCCGACCCCGAGATCCACCCCGAGCGCGCCCACGCGGCACGCGATGACCTGGTGATGGCGACCGGCCGCAGCGATTTCCCCAACCAGGTGAACAACGTGCTCGGCTTCCCGTTCATCTTCCGCGGCGCGCTCGACGTGCGGGCCCGTGGGATCGACACCGGGATGCAGCTCGCTGCGGTGCACGCGCTGCGCGACTTGGCGCGCGAGCCGGTACCCGGCGAGGTGTTGGCGGCCTATGGGCTGGAGGCGCTCGCCTTCGGTCCCGAGTACATCATCCCCAAGCCCTTCGATCCGCGACTGCGTACGACAGTAGCCGGCGCCGTGGCGCGGGCGGCAGTGGCGGCGGGGATGTCCCGCGTGCCCCTGCCCGCAGAATACGCCCGCGCCGACGACTAG
- a CDS encoding PilN domain-containing protein — translation MARINLLPWREAQRKERQRQFVGMAGGVVLLMGMVIVYAHFHIAGLMETQQSRNTLLEREIADLDRKIRDIRALESQKERLLARMNVIQQLQGNRAEIVHLLEVLAEALPDGVHYTDIRQQGNALVLQGVAQSNARVSALMRNLDASPWLTNPRLDVIQADRQGGARTSTFTLRVTQVRGAAAKVAS, via the coding sequence ATGGCGCGCATCAACCTCCTTCCTTGGCGCGAGGCGCAACGCAAGGAGCGCCAACGCCAGTTCGTGGGCATGGCCGGCGGCGTGGTTTTGCTGATGGGGATGGTGATCGTGTACGCGCACTTCCACATCGCCGGCCTGATGGAGACGCAGCAGTCGCGCAACACCCTGCTGGAGCGCGAGATCGCCGATCTTGACCGCAAAATCCGCGATATCCGCGCGCTGGAGAGTCAAAAGGAGCGGTTGCTCGCGCGCATGAACGTCATTCAGCAGCTGCAGGGCAACCGCGCCGAGATCGTGCATCTGCTGGAGGTGTTGGCCGAGGCCCTGCCCGACGGCGTGCACTACACGGACATTCGTCAGCAGGGGAACGCTTTGGTGCTGCAGGGCGTCGCGCAGTCCAACGCGCGCGTGTCGGCCCTGATGCGCAACCTCGATGCCTCCCCCTGGTTGACGAACCCGCGCCTGGACGTGATTCAGGCGGACCGTCAGGGTGGCGCGCGCACCAGCACTTTCACGTTGCGGGTGACCCAGGTGCGTGGCGCGGCGGCGAAGGTGGCCTCATGA
- a CDS encoding pilus assembly protein PilP, producing MSETRNGHYRILAVLLGGLLLGGLAGCAQQQHEDLVQYMNAYKAKQQGRVDPLPEIQPYVTHHYGAEDLRDPFRPVVARAQAAPDDNGVRPDPNRTREVLEEVPLDALRFVGSVQRDDAHWAIVRAPDGRVHRVRRGNYIGQNDGRIHNITERSLHLTELVPTGTGSWLEREASLVLSE from the coding sequence ATGAGCGAAACGCGAAACGGACATTACCGCATCCTGGCAGTGCTGCTAGGCGGCCTGCTGCTTGGCGGGCTCGCCGGCTGCGCGCAGCAGCAGCACGAGGACCTGGTGCAGTACATGAACGCGTACAAGGCCAAGCAGCAGGGGCGCGTGGACCCGCTACCGGAGATCCAGCCTTACGTGACCCACCACTACGGCGCCGAGGACCTGCGGGACCCGTTCAGGCCCGTGGTGGCACGTGCTCAGGCAGCGCCGGACGACAATGGCGTGCGGCCGGATCCGAACCGCACGCGCGAGGTGCTGGAAGAGGTGCCGCTCGACGCCCTAAGGTTCGTGGGCAGCGTCCAGCGGGACGATGCGCACTGGGCTATCGTGCGGGCCCCCGACGGTCGGGTGCACCGCGTGCGCCGCGGCAACTACATCGGACAGAACGACGGTCGCATCCACAACATCACCGAGCGCAGCCTGCACCTGACCGAACTCGTACCCACCGGCACCGGTAGCTGGCTCGAGCGCGAAGCCAGCCTGGTGCTGAGCGAATGA
- a CDS encoding type IV pilus secretin PilQ, translating into MSVRSFSSTILTGCARHTVVGLLVLLSGVLLAGGTAIAADEVALQDVSVAALPGNRVELKFTMSGPAPSPNTFTIDNPARLALDLPGTRNALATRSRTIGTGAARSMTVVEAGGRTRVVLNLARLVPFETRTEGNQLYLVLEAAGGGAGVPATARREVRVNDIDFRRGDAGEGLVVVRLGDPNMAVDVQRTGNRLVAEFQNATLPQELERSLDVADFATPVKSIDTYAQGNNVRMVVTPDGPFEYGAYQVEDRFTLAVKVLPSGPSQDGVVGQPKYTGERLSLNFQDIEVRALLQVLADFNDVNLVTTDSVSGSLTLRLQNVPWDQAMDIILNSRGLGMRQHGNVWMVAPAAEIAARERAELEARQGMSELVPLMNEAIQINYARAQDIASLLRNEQNTLLSGRGNIAVDARTNQLLLLDTPDHIEAVRNLVAQLDVPVRQVLIESRVVLASNDFSRELGVKFGVSGDRTTGSHQVGVGGNIGGADTARRSGIDATTPPDRLNVNFPVTSLSGSAGTIGLAVANLRRGILLDLELSAAQAEGRSETVSSPRVITANQREAVIKQGVEIPFTVPGTANNPPTVQFKEALLALTVTPQITPDDRIIMSLQINKDSPDFGSAVQGNPPINKQEVQTQVLVDNGETVVLGGIYEQTKATSVRRVPFFSDLPLIGVLFRNTFNQDDRSELLVFVTPKILSESLSGQ; encoded by the coding sequence ATGAGCGTCCGAAGCTTTTCCTCGACCATCCTGACGGGATGCGCGCGCCACACCGTGGTCGGCCTGCTGGTCCTGCTGTCGGGCGTGCTGCTTGCCGGCGGGACGGCCATCGCCGCCGACGAGGTGGCGCTGCAGGACGTCAGCGTCGCGGCGCTGCCCGGCAATCGCGTCGAACTGAAGTTCACCATGAGCGGCCCCGCGCCATCGCCCAACACCTTTACCATCGACAACCCGGCCCGCCTCGCGCTGGACCTGCCGGGCACGCGCAATGCGCTGGCCACGCGTAGCCGCACCATCGGCACCGGGGCGGCGCGCAGCATGACGGTGGTCGAGGCGGGCGGGCGCACCCGCGTGGTGCTCAACCTCGCCCGCCTCGTCCCCTTCGAGACGCGTACCGAGGGCAATCAACTCTATCTGGTGCTGGAGGCCGCCGGGGGCGGCGCCGGGGTGCCGGCCACGGCTCGGCGCGAGGTGCGGGTGAACGACATTGATTTCCGCCGCGGCGACGCGGGCGAGGGCCTGGTCGTGGTGCGCCTGGGCGACCCGAACATGGCGGTGGACGTGCAGCGCACCGGTAACCGCCTGGTGGCCGAATTTCAGAATGCCACCCTGCCGCAGGAACTCGAGCGCAGCCTGGATGTGGCGGACTTCGCCACGCCCGTGAAGTCCATCGACACCTACGCCCAAGGCAACAACGTGCGCATGGTGGTCACGCCCGACGGGCCCTTCGAGTACGGTGCCTACCAGGTCGAGGACCGCTTCACGCTGGCGGTGAAGGTGCTGCCGAGCGGGCCCTCGCAGGACGGCGTCGTGGGGCAGCCCAAGTACACTGGGGAGCGCCTGTCGCTCAACTTCCAGGACATCGAGGTGCGCGCCCTGCTGCAGGTGCTGGCGGATTTCAACGACGTGAACCTCGTGACCACCGACAGCGTCTCCGGCAGTCTCACGCTGCGCCTACAGAACGTGCCGTGGGATCAGGCCATGGACATCATTCTCAACAGCCGCGGCCTCGGCATGCGCCAGCACGGCAATGTGTGGATGGTCGCGCCCGCGGCGGAGATCGCCGCGCGCGAGCGGGCCGAACTGGAGGCACGGCAGGGTATGTCCGAGCTGGTGCCGCTGATGAACGAGGCGATCCAGATCAACTACGCCCGCGCTCAGGACATCGCGTCGCTGCTGCGCAACGAGCAGAATACCTTGTTGTCCGGTCGCGGTAACATCGCGGTCGATGCCCGCACCAACCAGCTCCTGCTGCTCGACACCCCCGACCACATCGAGGCGGTGCGCAATCTCGTCGCCCAGCTCGACGTGCCGGTGCGCCAAGTGCTGATCGAGTCGCGCGTGGTGCTCGCCAGCAACGACTTCAGCCGGGAGTTGGGCGTGAAATTCGGGGTGTCGGGGGACCGCACCACCGGTAGCCACCAAGTGGGTGTCGGCGGCAACATCGGCGGCGCCGATACGGCCCGTCGCAGCGGCATCGATGCCACGACTCCCCCGGATCGTCTCAACGTCAACTTCCCGGTGACCAGCCTGTCGGGCAGCGCCGGCACCATCGGCCTTGCCGTGGCCAATCTGCGCCGCGGCATCCTGCTCGACCTCGAGCTGTCCGCCGCGCAGGCCGAAGGACGCTCGGAAACCGTATCCAGCCCGCGCGTCATCACCGCCAATCAGCGTGAGGCGGTCATTAAGCAGGGCGTGGAAATCCCCTTCACCGTGCCCGGCACCGCCAACAATCCGCCCACGGTGCAGTTCAAGGAGGCCCTGCTGGCGCTGACCGTGACGCCGCAGATCACCCCCGACGACCGCATCATCATGAGCCTGCAGATCAACAAGGACAGCCCGGACTTCGGTAGTGCCGTGCAGGGCAACCCGCCCATCAACAAGCAGGAAGTGCAGACCCAGGTGTTGGTGGACAACGGCGAGACGGTGGTGCTGGGTGGTATCTACGAGCAGACCAAGGCCACCAGTGTCCGTCGGGTTCCCTTCTTCAGCGATCTCCCTCTGATCGGTGTCCTGTTCCGCAACACGTTCAACCAGGATGACCGGTCTGAGTTGCTCGTGTTCGTGACGCCGAAAATTCTGAGCGAAAGCCTTAGCGGCCAGTGA
- a CDS encoding type 4a pilus biogenesis protein PilO, whose protein sequence is MKNLDLNDIDFSQIGSWPLAGRLFVIALLGGAILFAGYWFHIKGQIEQYERVVQREQDLRRNFEQRAAQAANLDAYRAQMEVMEDSFGAMLRQLPSRTEVAELLVDISQTGLASGLEFRLFRPQQESPKEFYAELPIQMSVVGTYHEFGRFVSGIAALPRIVTLHNVSISGPGAQSGGKLTMDIVARTYRYLDEDEVAAQQRSQQPAARRRR, encoded by the coding sequence ATGAAGAACCTCGACCTCAACGATATCGATTTCAGTCAGATCGGTTCCTGGCCGCTGGCCGGGCGCCTGTTCGTCATCGCCTTGTTGGGCGGGGCCATTCTGTTCGCGGGGTACTGGTTCCACATCAAGGGTCAGATCGAGCAGTACGAGCGCGTCGTTCAGCGCGAGCAGGACCTGCGCCGCAACTTCGAACAGCGCGCCGCCCAGGCCGCCAACCTGGACGCCTACCGCGCGCAGATGGAGGTCATGGAGGATTCGTTCGGCGCCATGTTGCGCCAGCTGCCGAGCCGCACTGAAGTTGCCGAGCTGCTGGTCGATATCTCTCAGACGGGCCTTGCGAGCGGACTCGAGTTCCGATTGTTCCGCCCGCAGCAGGAAAGCCCCAAGGAGTTCTACGCGGAGCTGCCGATTCAAATGAGCGTCGTAGGCACGTATCACGAGTTCGGTCGCTTCGTGAGCGGTATCGCCGCGCTGCCGCGCATCGTGACGCTGCACAATGTCAGCATCAGCGGCCCCGGGGCACAGTCCGGCGGCAAGCTCACCATGGACATCGTCGCGCGCACTTACCGTTATCTGGACGAGGACGAAGTCGCCGCGCAGCAGCGCAGCCAGCAACCGGCCGCGCGGCGCCGGCGTTGA